The proteins below come from a single Tissierella sp. MB52-C2 genomic window:
- a CDS encoding DUF6115 domain-containing protein, whose amino-acid sequence MLNIILNIIGLILIAFSICVIGKNTRKQKKLVNDLKTIEDKLKEYHRFTEEIAGSFDDIIKYKLDTIDTKIDNTLDNNILRDKDEKSNETDEALNLSSIHTKVIELKKIGLTNEEIAKKLNKGIREIEIILKMYEIKK is encoded by the coding sequence ATGTTAAATATCATTTTAAATATAATAGGGTTGATTCTTATTGCTTTTTCAATCTGTGTCATAGGTAAAAATACTAGAAAACAGAAGAAACTAGTAAATGATTTAAAGACAATAGAAGATAAGCTAAAGGAATATCATAGATTTACAGAAGAAATTGCTGGAAGCTTTGATGATATAATTAAATATAAACTGGATACAATAGATACTAAAATAGATAATACATTAGATAATAATATTTTAAGAGATAAAGATGAAAAAAGTAATGAAACAGATGAAGCATTAAATTTATCGTCTATTCATACAAAGGTCATTGAATTAAAAAAGATTGGCTTAACAAATGAAGAGATAGCAAAGAAGTTAAATAAGGGAATTAGAGAAATTGAAATCATATTAAAAATGTATGAAATAAAAAAATAG
- the tsf gene encoding translation elongation factor Ts: MNISASIVKELRERTGAGMMDCKKALVETSGDIEKAIDLLREKGLSKAAKKSGRIAAEGLVESYIHSGRIGVLVEVNSETDFVSKTEEFQQFVKDIAMQIAASNPKYVSREEVSEEEVAREREVLTQQAMNEGKPEHVAAKMVEGRLEKYFEQICLLDQNFIKDPDVKIKDLLNEKIAKIGENIKIRRFVRFEVGEGIEKKEENFADEVAKQMNM; this comes from the coding sequence ATGAACATTAGTGCTTCAATAGTAAAAGAATTAAGAGAAAGAACAGGCGCTGGAATGATGGATTGTAAAAAAGCCTTAGTAGAAACCAGTGGTGATATAGAAAAAGCTATAGACCTATTAAGAGAAAAAGGACTATCTAAAGCTGCGAAAAAATCAGGTAGAATAGCGGCAGAGGGATTAGTAGAATCATATATCCATAGTGGGAGAATAGGAGTTTTAGTAGAAGTAAACTCTGAAACAGACTTTGTTTCTAAAACTGAAGAATTCCAACAATTTGTTAAAGATATAGCTATGCAAATTGCAGCTTCAAATCCAAAATATGTATCAAGAGAAGAAGTAAGCGAAGAGGAAGTAGCAAGAGAAAGAGAAGTACTTACTCAGCAAGCTATGAACGAAGGTAAGCCAGAGCACGTTGCAGCTAAAATGGTTGAAGGTAGATTAGAAAAATACTTTGAACAAATATGCTTATTAGATCAAAACTTCATTAAAGATCCAGATGTTAAGATCAAAGATTTATTAAATGAGAAAATTGCTAAAATAGGTGAAAACATAAAAATAAGAAGATTTGTAAGATTTGAAGTTGGCGAAGGAATCGAGAAAAAAGAAGAAAACTTTGCTGATGAAGTTGCAAAGCAAATGAATATGTAA
- the pyrH gene encoding UMP kinase: MDPIFKRVVLKISGEALAGHKGAGIDIDTINQISKEVKELHNLGVQVSIVVGGGNFWRGRSTEDMDRTTSDYIGMLGTVMNSLALQDSLENIGVNTRVQSAIEMRQISEPYIRRKAVRHLEKGRVVIFAAGTGNPYFSTDTTAALRAAEIEAEVILLAKKGVDGVYDSDPKINSNAKKFDTLKYIDILNLGLGIMDSTATSLCMDNKIPLIVFGIDEPNNIINVVLGKKIGTHVKED; this comes from the coding sequence ATGGACCCGATATTTAAAAGGGTAGTCTTAAAAATAAGCGGCGAGGCCTTAGCGGGTCATAAGGGAGCTGGAATTGATATAGATACTATAAACCAGATATCCAAAGAGGTTAAAGAATTGCATAATCTAGGCGTGCAAGTATCTATAGTAGTAGGCGGAGGAAATTTTTGGAGAGGTAGATCAACTGAGGACATGGACAGAACTACTTCTGACTATATAGGTATGTTGGGAACAGTGATGAATTCCCTTGCTTTACAAGATTCTCTTGAGAATATAGGAGTTAATACTAGAGTTCAATCTGCTATAGAGATGAGACAGATTTCTGAACCTTACATAAGAAGAAAAGCTGTTAGACATTTGGAGAAGGGTAGGGTTGTTATTTTTGCTGCGGGAACTGGTAATCCTTATTTTTCAACAGATACTACTGCAGCTTTAAGAGCAGCTGAAATAGAAGCAGAAGTAATACTATTAGCTAAAAAAGGTGTAGATGGTGTATATGACTCAGACCCTAAAATAAATAGTAATGCTAAAAAGTTTGATACTTTAAAATATATAGATATACTAAACCTAGGTCTTGGTATAATGGATTCAACTGCAACTTCTCTATGTATGGATAATAAAATTCCCTTAATTGTATTTGGAATCGATGAACCAAATAATATTATTAATGTTGTTTTAGGTAAAAAAATTGGAACACATGTAAAGGAGGATTAA
- the rpsB gene encoding 30S ribosomal protein S2: MSVITMKGLLEAGVHFGHQTRRWNPKMAQYIFTERNGIYIIDLQKTVKKVEESYDFIKEIVANGGEVLFVGTKKQAQEAIESEAQRCNMHFVNQRWLGGMLTNYKTIRNRVDRLHELGKMEEEGIFDVLPKKEVIKLKHEEERLEKFLGGIKNMNRIPDVLFVVDPRKERIAVKEAHILGIPVVAIVDTNCDPDEVDYVIPGNDDAIRAVKLLTETVANAVLEAKQGEQIETAEE; encoded by the coding sequence ATGTCAGTAATTACAATGAAAGGTTTATTAGAAGCAGGAGTTCATTTTGGACATCAAACTAGAAGATGGAATCCTAAAATGGCACAGTATATTTTTACTGAAAGAAATGGAATCTACATTATTGACTTACAAAAAACAGTTAAGAAGGTAGAAGAATCTTATGATTTCATTAAGGAAATCGTTGCTAATGGTGGAGAAGTTTTATTCGTGGGTACTAAAAAACAAGCTCAAGAAGCAATCGAAAGTGAAGCACAAAGATGTAATATGCACTTTGTTAATCAAAGATGGCTTGGTGGTATGTTAACAAACTACAAGACTATTAGAAATAGAGTTGATAGACTTCACGAACTAGGTAAAATGGAAGAAGAAGGAATATTTGATGTATTACCTAAAAAAGAAGTTATCAAATTAAAACACGAAGAAGAAAGATTAGAAAAATTCCTAGGTGGAATTAAAAATATGAATAGAATACCAGATGTTCTATTTGTTGTAGATCCAAGAAAAGAAAGAATAGCAGTAAAAGAAGCTCATATTCTTGGAATTCCTGTTGTTGCCATAGTTGATACTAACTGTGATCCAGATGAAGTTGATTATGTTATTCCAGGTAATGACGATGCAATAAGAGCAGTTAAGCTATTAACTGAAACTGTAGCAAATGCAGTTTTAGAGGCTAAACAAGGAGAACAAATAGAAACAGCAGAAGAGTAA
- the frr gene encoding ribosome recycling factor: protein MYTKLYKEAEEKMSKTISVYKEELQSIRAGRANPALLDKITVDYYGQITPLKQVGSVSAPEPRLLVIQPWDVNLIPVIEKEILKSDLGITPTNDGKLIRLVIPTLTEERRKDLTKVVKKNGENAKIAIRNIRRELNEQLKKMEKNKEISEDDKKSAEDEIQKITDKFVEELDVVTKKKEDELMEI, encoded by the coding sequence ATGTATACTAAACTTTACAAAGAAGCTGAAGAAAAAATGAGCAAAACTATTTCAGTGTACAAAGAAGAGTTACAAAGCATTAGGGCAGGAAGAGCAAATCCTGCATTACTTGACAAGATTACAGTAGATTACTACGGACAGATTACACCATTAAAACAGGTAGGAAGTGTTTCTGCTCCAGAACCAAGATTGTTAGTTATTCAGCCTTGGGATGTAAATTTAATTCCTGTAATTGAAAAGGAAATATTAAAATCTGATTTAGGAATAACGCCTACAAATGATGGGAAATTAATAAGATTAGTTATTCCTACTTTAACTGAAGAACGAAGAAAAGATTTAACTAAGGTTGTTAAGAAAAATGGAGAAAATGCTAAAATTGCAATTAGAAACATAAGAAGAGAGTTAAATGAACAGTTAAAGAAAATGGAAAAAAACAAGGAAATTAGCGAAGATGATAAGAAATCAGCAGAGGACGAAATCCAAAAGATAACAGACAAATTCGTTGAAGAACTTGATGTTGTAACAAAGAAAAAAGAAGATGAATTAATGGAAATATAG
- a CDS encoding isoprenyl transferase: protein MADISQPIEKLKSQIDMENLPKHIAIIMDGNGRWAKKRFLPRNFGHQEGMERVIEIVSAASTLGIKYLSLYAFSTENWKRPMEEVQGLMKILVQYIMRELDKLHENNVKVQIMGDISKLPEFARKEVMKTIEKTSQNTGMILNIGLNYGGRDEIIFGIKNLLNDIEMGKINIEDLNSKNFSDYLYTKGQPDPDLLIRPSGELRLSNFMLYQIAYTEFWLSDVLWPDFTEKHLMLSIIDYQKRNRRFGGI, encoded by the coding sequence ATGGCAGATATAAGTCAGCCTATAGAGAAATTAAAGAGTCAAATTGATATGGAAAACCTTCCTAAACATATTGCAATAATCATGGATGGAAATGGCAGATGGGCAAAGAAAAGATTTTTACCGAGAAATTTTGGACATCAGGAAGGAATGGAAAGGGTAATTGAAATTGTTAGTGCCGCTTCTACTTTAGGAATAAAATATTTATCTCTTTATGCTTTTTCCACTGAAAACTGGAAAAGACCTATGGAAGAAGTGCAAGGGTTGATGAAAATTTTAGTTCAATACATAATGCGAGAATTAGATAAATTGCATGAAAATAATGTTAAAGTGCAAATTATGGGTGATATTAGTAAACTACCTGAATTTGCAAGAAAGGAAGTAATGAAGACCATAGAAAAAACATCTCAAAATACTGGTATGATTTTAAATATTGGTCTAAATTATGGTGGTAGAGACGAAATTATATTTGGAATTAAAAATCTTTTAAATGATATAGAAATGGGTAAAATAAATATAGAAGATTTAAACTCAAAGAATTTTTCCGATTATCTTTATACTAAAGGGCAACCTGATCCAGATTTGCTTATTCGACCAAGCGGAGAATTAAGACTTAGTAATTTTATGTTATATCAAATAGCATATACAGAATTTTGGTTGTCTGACGTTCTGTGGCCAGATTTTACAGAAAAACATTTAATGTTATCAATTATCGATTATCAAAAGAGAAATAGAAGATTTGGAGGAATATAA
- a CDS encoding phosphatidate cytidylyltransferase, translating to MKDLSKRFFSGLIGLILLILVVSKGGYLLSFAVYIVSTIGLRELYKALEKIDIKPIYAVGYLGVVGLFINAILLNKYLGLIFTLIIITLLILVITNKDISIKDISATFLGILYIPFLMFHIVYLNNTKYIWLIFIIAFGTDTFAYVAGNLFGKTKLCPKISPNKTVEGSIGGIIGSTVLSIIYSIYFGLTPIWKLILLAIICSIIAQLGDLVASRIKRLCGIKDYGFIMPGHGGVLDRFDSIIFTAPVIYYYISIFLI from the coding sequence GTGAAAGATTTAAGCAAGAGATTTTTTAGCGGCTTAATAGGTTTAATCCTATTGATTTTAGTTGTTTCAAAAGGTGGATATTTATTATCTTTTGCTGTTTACATAGTTTCAACCATTGGTTTAAGAGAGTTATATAAAGCCTTAGAAAAAATCGATATTAAGCCTATATATGCTGTAGGCTATTTAGGGGTAGTTGGATTGTTTATAAATGCCATATTGCTAAATAAATATTTGGGTCTTATATTTACTTTAATTATTATTACATTGCTTATATTAGTTATTACAAATAAGGATATATCCATAAAAGATATATCTGCAACTTTTTTAGGAATATTATATATTCCATTCTTAATGTTTCATATTGTATATTTAAATAATACTAAATATATCTGGCTAATTTTCATTATAGCCTTTGGAACAGATACCTTTGCATATGTTGCAGGAAATTTATTTGGAAAAACAAAATTATGTCCTAAAATTAGTCCCAATAAAACGGTGGAAGGCTCCATAGGCGGAATAATTGGAAGTACTGTTTTATCAATTATATATTCTATATATTTTGGTTTAACTCCTATATGGAAGCTAATTTTACTTGCTATAATTTGTTCAATAATAGCACAGCTAGGTGATTTAGTTGCTTCAAGGATAAAGAGACTATGTGGAATTAAAGATTATGGATTTATTATGCCAGGTCATGGTGGGGTATTGGATAGATTTGATAGTATAATATTTACAGCTCCTGTAATATACTATTATATTAGTATCTTTTTAATTTAA